TTTTAAAATGTTCGTGTATTTGAATTTAAAGGCTTCTAGATTATTAGCATAATTAGCAATTTAAGCACACTTTACCAGTTTTCTAGAATCGAATATCATATGCGACTAGTTGATGCTTTACGGAGACTCTCTGTTCTTGCCAAATTGAATATATTCGTTTTAGTTTATACCAATATTTTATAGagtgaaagttaaaaaaaaaaaaatattttatagagtGAATATTTTGCAAATTCCTACACAGGAGTATTACAGAATAGtcttacataaaaaaaaaaagaatagtcttacatagtttttttttttaaaagaagaatAGTCTTACATAGTTACATATACAAGTATGACAACATTCTTGTTTTTTCCTATACATCCAAAGTTTGCAAAATGTGACAAATCATTATAATTATGAACAATATTCATCAGTCACGGCAATGTTTCTTGAAACTTATCTTTAGATGGATATGTTTAAAACCATACTAAATCAGACGCATACTATTCATTTTGTCGTATATCTGCCTAGTTTAGTATGGTTCCAAAAATATTTACCCAAAGATAAGTTTCGTTAGCTCGTAACCTGAAAATAGGAGAAATATCTATCAGTTGTAAATATTCACAATATTCATCAGAAACAATAAGATTTAATGTATAGGACTTTTAATTTCTACTAGTCTAGAAACAATTCTTTtgataagtatttataaaagtCGGTTATTCTTTTTGATAATACAGAGATATACAACGGATCAAAGCCTAAGCGACTAATTGGAAAATCTATTCTGTTAAATAGGATCATGttcaattcataaatatttggtTCAATAatgtatttgatttatttaaatgattattGTATCAAATAAATTCATGGTATACTTCTGAAGATTAATTCTCAAAAATTTGAATAAAcaatagaaaattttaaaagaaagttTTTGTCAATAGAGTATAACTCTTTTTTCAGAAccccaagaagaaaaaaaattaatattaaacttaaatatgattattcaaaaaaatataaaaataattctttttaaaaaaaacaaatatatagatatatagttgcctgatcaaaaaaaaatttctcataAACTAGTTGTCTATTAACATTTGACAAATCCGATTATTCGTAATGAAAATTAGATATATACATGTCACCTGATTACAAAAGTGGGTATatataaaatggtaaaaacaattattttaacaaaaatctagaattaaaacaaaaatttgacTAATACTTATCTGTTtattaaaaagtatcattttgaCATTTGCACCATATAAATCAagaaaacttattaaaatttatttatacttGAATAATTACAATTAATAATGGTTATCAAAGATAATTAATGACGACAATCAAagttaaaatgaaatttttttgataaattgtatttaattttgaGAATGATACtttttgtaaaaaggaaaaatgttaGTGACAGTTTTTGtgaaagagagggagagataaGAAATGGAGTATTTTTTGACATCGATAAGAAGTAGAGTTACTTAAACAAAAATGTGTGAAACAAAATTGAAggataaaataataacttttctaCCGATCCATTTCTCTAGATTTTCTGCAAAATAGTTTACACATATTTTCTTCCAAAGTCTgttcatttttcaaaatttcaaattatttgtacatacttttttaacttaaaaaaaataatttcatctACTTCTTACTaaatataaagatttttttttagcaacacTAAATATAAAGATACAATACAAAATTTCACTATTTTTTTTCCTCTAAATATATACAACCATACTCAACATTTTTCCAAACAAAAATACCTGTTAACCAAATAAGCTACCAAAAATGagatacaaacaaaaacaaaataacactttttttttaaacaacatATTCATTTGGTCATACATCTAGATACACAATACATGTTACATGTCTACGTTTACCTATTAAAcgataaaaaaacaaagagtaACGTATACCCAAAATccaaataacttttttttgattaaaacatCCACAGACTTGACCTCACCAAATCACACCATTCACCTTGAAACCACACAATGTTTATAAAAACCTCAGCTTCTTCGAACTTGTGTTCCCATTTAGCAGAGTCAACATTGGCTCCTCGAAACTTCCcggcaaaaaaaacaaatcaaaatgaCCCTTCTAcccttcctcctcttcttcctcaccTCAATCCCCTTAAACGTAATTTCCCAGCTCGACGAACGGTCAACGCTTCTCAACCTGAAACGCCTCCTCGGCCAACCACCGTCTCTCCGCCTATGGAACGCCACATCATCCCCGTGCCAATGGCCGGAAATCACCTGCGTCGCCGGAAACGTCACCGGAATAAACTTCAACAACCAGAACTTCACCGCCGCCGTTCCGACGAGCATCTGCGACTTCCCGAACCTCAATTTTCTCGATCTATCGTACAACTACTTCCCCGGCGAGTTTCCGACGGCTCTCTACAACTGCACGAACCTCCGCCACCTCGATCTCTCCCAGAACAACTTCAACGGCACGCTCCCCGCCGACATCAACCGCCTCTCGCGCCGCCTCGAGTACCTCGACCTCGGAGCCACCGGCTTCTCCGGCGACATCCCGGAGACGATCGGACTCCTCTCGAGCCTCAGGGTGCTGAATCTCTACCAGAGCGAGTACGACGGCGCGATTCCGCCGCGGATCGGAGACTTGACCGAGCTCGAGGAGCTTCGCCTGTCGTACAACGACAAGCTTACGCCGGGGAAGATCCCGGCGGAGTTCgggaagctgaagaagctgaGGTACTTGTGGCTGACGGAGACGAATCTGATCGGGGAAATCTCGGCCGTTGATTTCGGGAGCATGATGGATCTCGAGCACGTGGACTTATCTGTTAACAAACTATCGGGTCGGATCCCGGACGGGTTTTTCGGGTTGAAGAATCTAACCGATCTCTTTCTCTACGCTAATGACTTAACAGGAGAGATCCCGAGATCTATTACCGCGACAGAATTGGTAGCGCTTGATCTCTCCGCTAACAACTTAACCGGTTCGATTCCGGAACAAATCGGTAATCTTAAAAAACTAGAGTATCTAAACCTGTTCAATAACCAGTTAACCGGAGTAATCCCATCGGTTATCGCGAAATTACCGAGATTAAAAGATCTGAAACTCTTCACCAACAAGTTAACCGGAGAAATACCGGCTGACATCGGGTTTAATTCAAAGCTCGCGAGTTTCGAAGTATCAGAGAATCAGTTAACCGGGAAGTTACCGGAGAATCTCTGCAACGGAGGTCGTCTCCTCGGCGTGGTTGCATACTCTAACAAACTCACCGGCGTAGTTCCGGACTCTCTCGGGGACTGTAAGTCACTCCTCACTGTTCAGCTACAGAACAATAACTTCTCCGGCGAGCTTCCTTTCCGGATCTGGAATCTTCCACATATGTACAGTTTACAGATAAGTAACAACTCTTTCACCGGGAAGTTACCGGAGAGAGTCGCTTGGAACCTCTCGAGGATTGAGATAGATAACAACAACTTCTCCGGCGAGATTCCGAGAACGATCGGTACTTGGTCTTCTCTAGCCGAGTTCAAAGCCGGGAACAACGGCTTCTCCGGCGAGATTCCGAAGGAGATTACATCTCTTTCGAATCTCATATCGATATTTCTTGATAAGAACAGTCTCTCCGGTGAGTTACCGGAAGAGATCGTCTCGTGGAAGTCGCTGACGACGATGAATCTGTCGAAGAACAAGCTCTCCGGGAAGATCCCGAGAGGTTTAGGATCGTTGCCGCATTTGCTGAATCTCGATCTGTCGGAGAATGGATTCTCCGGCGTGATTCCGCCGGAGATCGGGAATCTGAAGCTCACGACGCTTAACTTGTCGTCGAACAGGCTCACCGGGGAAGTCCCCGAGCAGCTTGATAATCTCGCTTACGAGAGGAGTTTCTTTAACAACACCAATCTCTGTGCGGACAAACCGGTTCTTAACTTACCGGATTGTCGGAAACTGATCGGGAGATCAAAAGGGTTGCCTGGTAACATCTTCGCGATGATTCTAGTCATCGCGATTCTCCTCCTTGCCATCACTCTGCTGGGACGTTCTTTGTGGTTCGGGACTACACAAGGAAacgaaggaggaggagagggtTAGAGACGTGGAAGCTAACGTCCTTTCACAGAGTAGATTTTGTAGATTCCGACATCGTGACGAACCTGATGGAACACAACGTGATAGGTAGTGGCGGGTCGGGGAAAATCTACAAGATCTTCATCGAAGGGACGGGAGAGTACGTGGCGGTGAAGAAGATATGGAACAAGAAGAAACTCGACAAGAACCTAGAGAAGGAGTTCTTAGCCGAAGTCGAGATTCTCGGAACGATCAGGCACGCGAATATAGTGAAGCTACTGTGTTGTATATCGAGAGAGGATTCGAAGCTTCTTGTGTATGAGTATCTAGAGAAACGCAGCTTGGATCAGTGGCTACATGGTAAGAAGAAGAGAGGTACTGTAGAGGATAATAGCCTGAGCTGGGCGCAGAGGTTGAATATCGCGGTGGGAGCAGCTCAAGGGCTTTGCTACATGCATCACGATTGTATTCCTGCGATCATACATAGAGATGTCAAGTCGAGCAATATCTTACTTGATTATGTTTCAACGCCAAGATTGCGGATTTTGGATTGGCTAAATTGTTGGTTAAGCAAAACCAAGAACCTCATACCATGTCAGCTGTTGCTGGATCTTTCGGTTACATTGCTCCAGGTATggtttggttatatatatatatatatatatgtatatatctttaGGATTGTATttctaacatatttaattttgcagAATATGCATATACATCAAAGGTGGATGAGAAGATCGATGTGTACAGCTTCGGGGTAGTTTTGCTAGAGCTGGTTACTGGAAGAGAAGGAAACAACGGAGACGAGCATACAAACTTGGCAGATTGGTCATGGAGACATTACCAATCAGGCAAACCAATCGAAGAGGCTTTTGATGAGGACGATCATGGAAGCTTCCAACGTAGAGGAGATGACAACAGTGTTCAAGCTTGGGCTAATGTGTACTAACACACTCCCTGGTAACAGACCAACCATGAAGGAGATCTTGTACATGCTTCGCCAGCAAGGACATGCGGATACAAAAAAGATTGCAACGGAGGCACATGAGGCGCCTCTACTCGTTAGTTTATCAGGTCGGAGGACGAGTAAAAGGATAGAAGATGAAGAACTAGGTTTTGCGTAATCAATTAATCACAACAACTTTAAGGTTGTTTCCTTTTGGAGATAGAGGCACCACTAGTCGTTGTTTATAGGGTACTGATGTATAACTAGGTTTTGTGTGATCAATAACCACAACTATGAGGTTGCTACTTTTTTTGAGAGAATGTGTACAAATGTAGTTAGGAACCTttaagggttttttttttggttatcaTATGTTGTATAATCCAAAGCAAAGTTTTAGCAATTAAGACTTTATGCTGAGATAAGTGAATGAAATGGTTCATATGTTGTATAATCCAAAGCAAAGTTTTAGCAATTAAGACTTTATGCTGAGAATAAGTGAATGAAAATGGTTTTTATAAACTTGTTATAAACTCTTATTTTGAATCAAAGCAAAATGCATACATAGACGCAGAAAGAAGTGTGACACTGATGTGAATTACATTGAGATACCAAATCATTTAGATTCTTGCTGAGCTTTCTTAAGCTGAGCCTCAGTGTTCCTCCTTGCACCTTGTAGAATAGTTTTATCCGCAGTTATGAAGAAGGCAGCGATGGACGCTGTTCCAAATCATCAAAGATCAAAACTTTCATCGGTCAGGAATCAGAAGAAAACAACTCAATGCTCTCAAGCTTGAATCTTTTTCTACTTGGAGAGTTGataatagagagagagagctaacCTGAAGATACAATGAGAGCCTGAGCAGTGTAGTTGAGGTTAGCCTTAGCCCATGGGAACACACGAACCGCAGCCAACTGTTAAAACAAAGGCGAAGCCTTTATGTTTCTAAtttcacatatatattattaaaaagaatgtGACTTTATGAATCTAAATCATCAATACATAACATAAAAGAATGTGACTTTATGGATTTACCGTTGGAATCGCACTAGCCACGGCGGCAACGGCGGCTGCTTTAGCTCCGGCGATTGCTCCGGCTACATCATCGtacaaaaaatcaatattcaCTGTGGGCGAAGGAGAGATTTTAATAggaaaaggagaagaaggagaccTTGCTGGGAGGTTTCGGCTCGTTTGATCTTATCGATCTCGTCGGGAGATCCGATGAGGAAGAGGCTCTGCTGACTCCGGTTAACCATTCTCGGACAGGTTTTGTGTTTGGATTCGACTTTTTTTGAGGAGAGAATGTGAAAGAGACGGGTCACGATttgctttttttattttaatttgtttccgTTCGTTTGCCACAAAACTATGTAACGCACATTGTTTTATTATGTgttatttacaaaacaaatctATCTTTCCCAATTGATCATTATTTTGGGCTGATACTTGTTTCATTATCAGAAACTACCACCCTTCCgacttttgattttatttagcTAACTAGtttaaactaactttaaaaatgattagctcaaattaaataaatatattttaaatcgaTTCAAAATTTCATGATAAtgcctttttaaaaaataaaattctaagaTCTATGAATGATTTTGTTGATGTTTTAGTATATGGAAGTTAAAAACCCAATATGGTATCTAttagggggtgtattgaatcactgattttaaaagtttgagtggatttgaaaaaaatattggaGTTTGAAAGATATTTGGTCTAAATCTCTTTTATATGGGTGGGATttagaaagagagaaaagagattaggatgagaatttatctaaaatttcaGAGTACTTATTAGCTACGTTGCATGGAAACGGAAGCGGAAACGCGGAAGCGGAATCGTATAGAAACGTGGAAgcgaaatttttaaaaaaattaggaagCGGAACCGCGTTAGaagcgtatatatatatatatatatatactatatatatattcaaacccacatataaaataaaaatatgaaaaattaaaagTGTCTAAATCACCTATTATATAACTCAACAAAGAAAACGTTCAATATCAAAGATCAATTGTTTCACTCATTTTCATTTTCTCCATCAAATTCAATTTTACCATGAAACTCTAACTTTCGTTGCATAACCCAAATTCAATTTTACTTTCAATCATACCAACCAT
This Raphanus sativus cultivar WK10039 unplaced genomic scaffold, ASM80110v3 Scaffold0926, whole genome shotgun sequence DNA region includes the following protein-coding sequences:
- the LOC108812191 gene encoding LOW QUALITY PROTEIN: receptor-like protein 52 (The sequence of the model RefSeq protein was modified relative to this genomic sequence to represent the inferred CDS: inserted 2 bases in 2 codons; deleted 1 base in 1 codon), producing the protein MTLLPFLLFFLTSIPLNVISQLDERSTLLNLKRLLGQPPSLRLWNATSSPCQWPEITCVAGNVTGINFNNQNFTAAVPTSICDFPNLNFLDLSYNYFPGEFPTALYNCTNLRHLDLSQNNFNGTLPADINRLSRRLEYLDLGATGFSGDIPETIGLLSSLRVLNLYQSEYDGAIPPRIGDLTELEELRLSYNDKLTPGKIPAEFGKLKKLRYLWLTETNLIGEISAVDFGSMMDLEHVDLSVNKLSGRIPDGFFGLKNLTDLFLYANDLTGEIPRSITATELVALDLSANNLTGSIPEQIGNLKKLEYLNLFNNQLTGVIPSVIAKLPRLKDLKLFTNKLTGEIPADIGFNSKLASFEVSENQLTGKLPENLCNGGRLLGVVAYSNKLTGVVPDSLGDCKSLLTVQLQNNNFSGELPFRIWNLPHMYSLQISNNSFTGKLPERVAWNLSRIEIDNNNFSGEIPRTIGTWSSLAEFKAGNNGFSGEIPKEITSLSNLISIFLDKNSLSGELPEEIVSWKSLTTMNLSKNKLSGKIPRGLGSLPHLLNLDLSENGFSGVIPPEIGNLKLTTLNLSSNRLTGEVPEQLDNLAYERSFFNNTNLCADKPVLNLPDCRKLIGRSKGLPGNIFAMILVIAILLLAITLLXTFFVVRDYTRKRRRRRGLETWKLTSFHRVDFVDSDIVTNLMEHNVIGSGGSGKIYKIFIEGTGEYVAVKKIWNKKKLDKNLEKEFLAEVEILGTIRHANIVKLLCCISREDSKLLVYEYLEKRSLDQWLHGKKKRGTVEDNSLSWAQRLNIAVGAAQGLCYMHHDCIPAIIHRDVKSSNILLDYXFNAKIADFGLAKLLVKQNQEPHTMSAVAGSFGYIAPEYAYTSKVDEKIDVYSFGVVLLELVTGREGNNGDEHTNLADWSWRHYQSGKPIEEAFDEDIMEASNVEEMTTVFKLGLMCTNTLPGNRPTMKEILYMLRQQGHADTKKIATEAHEAPLLVSLSGRRTSKRIEDEELGFA
- the LOC108812192 gene encoding early nodulin-93, with protein sequence MVNRSQQSLFLIGSPDEIDKIKRAETSQQAGAIAGAKAAAVAAVASAIPTLAAVRVFPWAKANLNYTAQALIVSSASIAAFFITADKTILQGARRNTEAQLKKAQQESK